In Crinalium epipsammum PCC 9333, the following are encoded in one genomic region:
- a CDS encoding histidine kinase — protein sequence MQAAFEKLTYKDASLQLLLFVDQRPSAQKQIEQICSCLESLKEDFPFELEVVDVGQQPYWAEHFKIVATPTLIKIYPEPKHTLAGSNLVAQLQTWLPRWQTSAADYWGTIKSPAESPETTTEKSLKINSLAYATEIIQLSDEVFRLKQEKEELLNQLQFKDRAIAILAHDLRNPLTAASLAIGTLELTQNLSDEKKLQISPTLINQLIQQARNQLRVIDKLITDILQAAIGSSTNLHIQPQKLDIATLVQDVINQIQERILGKSLKLETDIPQDLPYVYVDEERVRQVMMNLIDNAIKYTPAGGKITISIFHRTTEKVQVIVSDNGNGIPEGNLERIFEDHFRLQRDQEQEGYGLGLSLCRRIVQAHYGKIWVESILGEGSSFNFTLPVYRF from the coding sequence ATGCAGGCAGCTTTTGAAAAGCTTACCTATAAGGATGCGTCGCTACAGCTACTACTGTTTGTGGATCAACGTCCTAGCGCCCAAAAACAGATAGAGCAAATCTGTAGTTGTCTGGAAAGTCTTAAGGAAGACTTTCCTTTTGAACTGGAAGTTGTTGATGTGGGGCAGCAGCCTTATTGGGCGGAACATTTTAAAATTGTGGCAACCCCAACTCTGATTAAAATTTATCCTGAGCCAAAGCATACTCTTGCAGGGAGTAATTTAGTTGCTCAATTACAAACTTGGCTACCTCGTTGGCAAACTTCAGCCGCAGATTATTGGGGAACTATAAAATCTCCAGCAGAATCACCTGAAACCACAACCGAAAAATCATTAAAAATAAATTCACTGGCTTATGCAACGGAAATTATTCAACTTTCAGATGAAGTTTTTCGTTTGAAACAAGAAAAAGAGGAATTATTAAACCAGTTGCAATTTAAAGATCGAGCGATCGCAATTTTGGCACATGACTTGCGTAATCCCCTGACAGCAGCTTCTCTAGCTATAGGAACACTAGAATTAACCCAAAATTTAAGTGATGAAAAAAAATTGCAGATTTCGCCGACGTTGATTAACCAATTAATCCAGCAAGCGCGAAATCAACTGCGGGTTATAGACAAGCTAATCACAGATATTCTACAAGCAGCAATCGGCAGCAGTACTAATTTGCATATCCAACCTCAAAAGTTAGATATCGCTACTTTAGTTCAGGATGTAATTAATCAGATACAAGAACGGATTTTGGGAAAATCTTTAAAACTAGAAACAGATATTCCTCAAGACTTGCCGTATGTTTATGTAGATGAAGAACGAGTGCGTCAGGTGATGATGAATTTAATAGATAATGCTATTAAATACACTCCGGCAGGTGGCAAAATTACCATCAGTATTTTCCACCGTACAACAGAAAAAGTGCAGGTAATTGTTTCTGATAATGGCAATGGGATTCCAGAGGGGAATTTAGAACGAATTTTTGAAGATCACTTTCGTCTACAACGCGATCAAGAACAAGAGGGATATGGGCTAGGTTTATCTCTTTGTCGTCGAATTGTGCAGGCGCACTATGGGAAAATTTGGGTTGAGTCTATTCTCGGTGAAGGTAGCTCTTTTAACTTCACTTTGCCAGTTTATCGTTTTTGA
- a CDS encoding glycoside hydrolase family 57 protein, with protein MPSGYVALVLHAHLPFVRHPESDYVLEEEWLYEAITETYIPLLHVFEGLKRDGIDFKITMSMTPPLVSMLRDPLLQERYDEHLAKLEELVEKEIEHNEQNGHVRYLAEYYAHEFNQIRHTWERYKGDLITAFKQFQDSNNLEIITCGATHGYLPLMKMYPQAVWAQIKVACEHYEDTFGRPPKGIWLPECAYYEGLERMLADAGLRYFLTDGHGILYARPRPRFGTYAPIFTETGVAAFGRDHECSQQVWSSEVGYPGAGEYREFYKDLGWEAEYDYIKPYIMPNGQRKNTGIKYHKITGRGAGLSDKALYDPYWAKEKAAEHAGNFMYNRERQVENLYNLMQRPPIVVSPYDAELFGHWWYEGPWFIDYLFRKSWHDQGTYQMTHLADYLRENPMQQVCRPSQSSWGYKGFHEYWLNETNAWIYPHLHKAAERMIELGRREPADELEWKALNQAARELLLAQSSDWAFIMRTGTMVPYAVRRTRSHLMRFHKLYDEINEGKIDSGWLEKVEEIDNIFPNINYRLYRPL; from the coding sequence ATGCCTAGCGGTTATGTTGCTCTTGTCCTTCACGCCCACCTGCCATTTGTACGGCATCCAGAAAGCGATTATGTGCTGGAAGAAGAATGGCTATATGAAGCTATCACAGAAACTTATATTCCCCTGCTGCACGTCTTTGAAGGGCTAAAGCGGGATGGTATCGACTTCAAAATAACCATGAGTATGACACCGCCATTGGTGTCGATGTTGCGCGATCCTCTGCTGCAAGAACGCTATGATGAACACTTAGCTAAATTAGAAGAATTAGTCGAAAAAGAAATTGAACATAACGAGCAAAATGGTCATGTCCGTTATCTAGCAGAATATTACGCTCACGAATTCAACCAAATTCGCCACACTTGGGAACGTTACAAGGGAGATTTAATCACAGCTTTTAAACAATTTCAAGATAGCAACAATCTAGAAATTATCACCTGTGGTGCTACTCACGGTTACTTGCCGTTGATGAAAATGTATCCCCAGGCAGTTTGGGCGCAAATTAAGGTAGCTTGTGAACATTATGAGGACACCTTTGGTCGTCCTCCCAAAGGAATTTGGCTACCAGAATGTGCTTACTATGAAGGTTTAGAGCGGATGTTAGCGGATGCGGGTCTGCGCTACTTCCTGACTGATGGTCATGGGATTTTGTATGCGCGTCCTCGCCCTCGCTTTGGCACTTATGCCCCGATTTTTACCGAAACAGGTGTAGCGGCATTCGGTCGCGACCATGAGTGTTCTCAGCAGGTCTGGTCGTCTGAGGTGGGATATCCAGGGGCAGGAGAATATCGGGAGTTTTATAAGGATTTAGGTTGGGAAGCAGAATACGACTACATTAAGCCCTACATCATGCCCAATGGGCAACGTAAAAATACAGGTATTAAGTACCATAAAATTACAGGTCGTGGCGCTGGTTTGTCTGATAAGGCACTATATGACCCTTACTGGGCAAAAGAAAAGGCAGCAGAACACGCTGGCAACTTTATGTATAATCGGGAACGCCAAGTTGAAAATCTTTACAACTTAATGCAGCGCCCCCCAATTGTAGTTTCTCCTTATGATGCGGAACTATTTGGTCACTGGTGGTATGAAGGTCCTTGGTTTATTGATTACTTGTTCCGCAAGTCATGGCATGACCAAGGTACTTATCAGATGACACACTTGGCAGATTATCTGCGCGAGAATCCGATGCAGCAAGTTTGTCGTCCTTCTCAATCGAGTTGGGGTTATAAAGGGTTCCATGAGTATTGGTTAAATGAAACTAATGCTTGGATTTATCCCCACTTGCATAAAGCAGCAGAACGAATGATTGAGTTAGGACGGCGAGAACCTGCTGATGAGTTGGAGTGGAAGGCACTGAATCAAGCAGCTAGGGAGTTATTATTAGCACAATCTTCTGACTGGGCGTTTATTATGCGGACGGGAACAATGGTTCCTTATGCAGTAAGAAGAACGCGATCGCACTTGATGCGTTTCCACAAACTCTATGATGAAATTAATGAAGGTAAAATTGATAGCGGTTGGCTGGAAAAAGTAGAAGAAATTGACAACATCTTCCCTAATATCAACTATCGCCTGTACCGACCTTTGTAG
- a CDS encoding LysR family transcriptional regulator: MKQATLHQLKVFEVVARHGSFTRAAEELFITQPTVSMQIKQLTKAVGLPLIEQIGKRLYLTDAGRELLVTCREIFESLDKFEMAVSDFKGLKQGRLRLAAVTTTKYFIPRMLGPFCKLYPGIDIEFKVTNHEGLLERLNENVDDLYILSKLPENFDISYYPFLENPLVVLAPIDHPLTQEKNIPLQRLAGEPFIMREAGSGTRSLVQELFDEHGLKVQVRLELGSNEAIKQAIAGGLGISVLSRHTLGLEGTTNDVAILDVEGFPIRRQWYVIYPAGKKLSIVANTFYQYLLQEAKHFATNLNKTTAIK, translated from the coding sequence ATGAAGCAAGCAACCCTACACCAATTAAAAGTCTTTGAAGTTGTCGCTAGGCACGGTAGCTTTACCCGCGCTGCTGAGGAATTGTTTATTACTCAGCCAACTGTTTCTATGCAAATAAAACAGCTTACTAAAGCTGTAGGATTACCTTTGATTGAACAGATAGGCAAGCGCCTTTATTTAACTGATGCGGGTCGAGAATTATTAGTAACTTGTCGAGAAATATTTGAGAGCTTAGATAAGTTTGAAATGGCTGTATCTGACTTTAAAGGGTTAAAACAAGGACGGTTAAGATTAGCAGCAGTGACAACAACTAAATATTTTATCCCCCGAATGCTGGGACCTTTTTGTAAACTGTACCCCGGAATTGATATTGAGTTTAAGGTGACAAACCACGAAGGCTTACTGGAACGTTTAAATGAAAATGTAGATGATTTATATATTTTGAGCAAACTACCAGAAAATTTTGATATTAGCTACTATCCGTTTTTAGAAAATCCTCTCGTAGTTTTAGCACCAATTGATCACCCACTTACACAAGAAAAAAATATTCCGCTACAACGTTTAGCAGGCGAACCGTTTATTATGCGGGAAGCTGGTTCAGGAACGCGATCGCTTGTGCAAGAATTATTTGATGAGCATGGGTTAAAAGTGCAAGTCAGGCTAGAATTAGGAAGCAACGAGGCAATTAAACAAGCGATCGCAGGTGGTTTAGGAATCTCAGTTTTATCTCGCCACACTTTAGGACTAGAAGGAACCACCAATGATGTTGCTATCCTTGATGTAGAGGGTTTTCCTATTCGTCGTCAGTGGTATGTAATTTATCCGGCTGGAAAAAAACTATCTATAGTTGCTAATACTTTTTATCAATATTTATTACAGGAAGCAAAGCACTTTGCTACAAATTTAAATAAAACAACTGCAATCAAATAA